In Ovis canadensis isolate MfBH-ARS-UI-01 breed Bighorn chromosome 11, ARS-UI_OviCan_v2, whole genome shotgun sequence, one genomic interval encodes:
- the LYRM9 gene encoding LYR motif-containing protein 9 — translation MAPLPGAELVQTPLQLYRYLLRCCRQLPTKGIQEHYKHAVRQSFRVHSDEDNPERIQQIIKRAIEDADWILNKYKN, via the exons ATGGCCCCACTACCGGGGGCGGAGCTGGTCCAGACGCCGCTGCAGCTCTACCGATACCTGCTGCGCTGTTGCCGGCAGCTGCCCACCAAGGGCATCCAGGAGCATTACAAGCATGCCGTCAGGCAG AGTTTCCGGGTTCATTCGGATGAGGACAACCCTGAGAGGATCCAGCAGATTATTAAGAGAGCCATCGAAGATGCCGACTGGATCCTGAACAAA TATAAAAACTGA